One window of the Carassius auratus strain Wakin chromosome 20, ASM336829v1, whole genome shotgun sequence genome contains the following:
- the LOC113037797 gene encoding trace amine-associated receptor 4-like, protein MTANETVTMNVFLCYPLLPNSCPKLHRLTVVKVAMYTFFVLMILTTVFGNLLIIISVSHFKQLQSPTHLIVQSLAACDCLLGSLVMPYSMVRSVEGCWYLGDFVCKVHSSLDMSFCISSLLHLSLISVDRYWAICDPLRYRMRVTNNTVTVFTTFIWLFSFVYSFYVVFSGVNTIGLESFIMQVYCVGSCVLFFNKQWGIICPVLVFFLPGTIMGSLYIKIFYVAQKHAKVMSERVTGGMKSQSSAHRERKAAKTLAIVVCVFLFCWLPYFTVTVLDPFFNFFTPAVVFDAVIWFAYLNSTCNPLIYGFFYPCFQGAFKILISTYICGNKDCNTLIFE, encoded by the coding sequence ATGACTGCTAATGAAACTGTGACTATGAATGTGTTTCTCTGCTATCCACTCCTGCCAAACTCCTGTCCAAAATTGCATCGTCTTACTGTTGTTAAAGTGGCAATGTATACTTTCTTTGTACTGATGATTCTCACAACAGTTTTTGGGAACCTGCTGATCATTATCTCAGTCTCTCACTTCAAACAGCTTCAGTCTCCAACTCATCTGATTGTTCAGTCGCTGGCAGCTTGCGATTGTCTGCTGGGCTCTTTGGTCATGCCGTACAGCATGGTGCGATCTGTTGAAGGCTGCTGGTATCTGGGAGATTTTGTGTGTAAAGTTCATTCTAGTTTAGACATGAGCTTCTGTATCTCCTCATTACTGCATCTCAGTTTAATATCTGTTGACAGGTACTGGGCCATTTGTGACCCTCTGAGGTACAGAATGAGGGTCACAAACAACACTGTGACTGTTTTTACTACCTTCATAtggcttttttcttttgtgtacagtttttatgttgtgttttcagGTGTAAACACAATTGGTTTGGAGTCATTCATCATGCAGGTTTATTGTGTGGgaagttgtgttttgttttttaacaaacaatGGGGTATTATATGTCCAGTTCTCGTATTTTTCCTTCCTGGGACGATCATGGGCTCTTTGTATATAAAAATCTTCTATGTTGCACAAAAACATGCAAAGGTTATGTCAGAAAGAGTGACTGGAGGGATGAAGAGCCAAAGCTCagctcacagagagagaaaggcagCTAAAACTCTGGCCATTgtcgtgtgtgtttttttgttctgctGGCTGCCGTATTTTACTGTTACTGTTCTTGACccttttttcaattttttcacCCCAGCTGTGGTTTTTGATGCTGTAATTTGGTTTGCATATTTGAACTCCACTTGTAACCCTTTGATCTATGGTTTTTTCTACCCTTGTTTTCAGGGTGCATTTAAGATTCTCATTTCCACTTATATCTGCGGCAACAAGGAttgtaacactttaatatttgaatga